ATTTAGCGCTGGTGCCGTACCTGCTTTTACCAAAGCCTGATATATAAACGCTGCCAGATCAGCCCTGGTAGCTATTCGGTTGGGACTTAATAAATTTACGCTGGGATAGTTGACAACAATCTGATTTTCCGCAGCCGCCGCAATTTGATTGAGGGCGTAGCCAGGAATTTCGTTGGCATCCTGAAAGAAGTTGTTGAGATTTGCTGCTGTTGTAGATGTTGGGTTTAGGTTGAGTCCAGTAACTAAAGAAACCAATACTTGAACGCGGGGGATGTTTTGGTTAGGGCTAAAGATTCTATTGGGATATCCCTCTAAAAATCCTGTTTGATAAGCTTCTTGAATTGCTGTGTAACCCCAGTAATTGGCAGGCACGTCGGCAAACTGGACTGCCTCGCGAATGGGAGCTTTTCTGAAAGCCTTGCGAATCATTGCCGCAAACTGCGATCGCGTTACTGGTTCATCAGGGCGAAAGGTGCCATCAGGAAAACCTTTAATAATATCTCCGGCTGCTAGCGCCTCGATAAAAGTCCGCGCCCAGTTTCCCTGTATGTCCCGGAAGGTTGTGCCTTGAGCCACTTGGATTGGCGGCTTAATATTTTTCTGTTGCGCGACGTTTCGTGTCGGTTTAGCTGTACTGACAGCTTTGGCAGATTTTTGGGTTGTTGTAGGTGCAGTAGATGGCTTTTGCGTACAGGATGCTTTTAAACACAAATGTTCAGCCCCCAACAGGTTTGACAGCATTGATTTACCAACTGAGCCGCTTCCCTTCATAGGTGCTGTTGTTTTTGCATTAGATGTGGTCGTACTAGCTACACCCAATCCTGCGCTATTGACTGCGGCAAAGCCCGCGATCGCGCTAATTAACATCACTTTACTAAGGCAAATTTTTCGCTTTGATTGATAGAAACGACCCCTAAATTTCCCTGGCATCATAAATTTCTCACTCCTCCACTCTCGCCCAGTTTAACGGACACCTATAAATTACATCGAATCTACTCTGCGGCGATCGCTCTTATATAAAATCCACTTTTAACGTTGCGGCAAAATATGCCTAATTTTATATGGACTAGATTGAACAATTGTGCAATAGTGCTAATCTTAGCGGAACAAGAATTTGTAACATATTCAATCGTTTCTATATGAAAGGTGCCAGTTTTTCCAGACGCCTAACTCGACCCGTTGCGGGTTTCACTTTGCTGGCATACGTGGCTCTTGCACACCCAGCGCCCCTTTTAGCGCAAAGGCGTGTGCCTGCTGCTGCGCCAAGATCCTCAGAAGCAGCATATACGTTAGGAGGGGGCGATCGCATCCGTCTGGATATATTTAACGTTCCTGAATACGCTGGCGAATATCAAGTCCTAGTCGATGGCACTCTCAACCTGCCCGTTATCGGCAGCGTCATAGTCCGGGGAATGACAATCGCACAAGCGACAAGGATGATTTCTGCCAAATACGCTCCCTACGTCAGACGCCCCATTGTCACCCTGAGTCTGGTAGCTGCTCGTCCGCTAAAAATCGGCGTCTCTGGCGAAGTAAATCGCCCCGGCTCTTACAGCATCCCCCTAGCTGAAGGCAGGCAATTTCCTTCAGTAACTCAGGCTGTTACCCTAGCTGGGGGAACCACTCAATCGGCAAACGTCCGCGCCGTGCAGATCCGTCGCAGGCAATCCAACGGTCGCCAGCAAACTATTAATGTAAATCTCTCGCAGTTGCTACAAACTGGCAGTCTCGCTCCAGACATCACTTTGCGGGATGGAGACACAGTTTTTATTCCCACGCTAACAGCTATAAATCCAGCGCGATCGCGCGAACTGGCAACGGCTAGCTTTGCCGGACAGCCAACCGCGCCCCTTAAAATTGCCGTTGTGGGTGAAGTTTCTCGTCCCGGCCCCTACACTGTAGCGCCGGATACCAGCACCCCCGAAAGACCTGCCAAGGCACCAACCTTGACGCGGGCAATTCAAGTCGCAGGCGGTATCACGCCTAGCGCTGATATTCGCAACGTCCAGATCCGGCGTCCCAGCAAATCTGGTAGGTTGCAAGCGATCGCTGTCAACTTGTCCCAACTCCTGCGAGCAGGGGACCTTACTCAAGACATCACTTTGCAGGATGGAGACACGGTTTTTATTCCCACAGCTAGGAACATCAGCCCTGCTGAGTCTAACGAACTGGCATCCGCTAGCTTTGCCGCCGATAGAACCCAGCCGCTTAACTTAATCGTGGTGGGTGAAGTGTCGCGTCCCGGCCCATACACATTAGCGCCAGATAATAACGGCAACGGGGATAAACCGACCAAGCCACCAACCTTAACGCGGGCGATTCAAGTAGCGGGAGGGATTACCCCTAGTGCCGATATTCGCAACGTCCAGATCCGCCGCGCTACAAGATCCGGCGCAGTTCGGTCTATGAGCGTCAACCTGTCGCAACTCTTGCGGGCAGGCGATCGCACTCAAGACGTGCTGTTGCAAGATGGAGACACGATTTTTATTCCCACAGCTAATAGCATCAGCCCCGCTGAGTCCAACGAGCTGGCATCTGCTAGCTTTGCCGCCGAGAGGAGCGGGCCGCTTAAAATTGCTGTTGTGGGTGAAGTATCTCGGCCAGGGCCGCATACAGTAGCACCAGAAAGCACCAGTCCGGATAAACCAACTAAGCCACCAACGTTGACACGAGCGATTCAAGTAGCAGGCGGAATTACACCTAGCGCAGATATTCGCAACATCCAGATCCGCCGCCCTACCAGAAATGGCTCGACCCAAGCGATCGCTGTTAACCTGTGGCAACTTTTGCGTCAAGGCGATATCACTCAAGACCTTATTTTGCAGGATGGAGACACTGTTTTTATTCCTACAGCGCAAAATATCAGTTCGTCTGAGGCTCGTCAACTGGCAGCACTCAGCTTTGCCGCAGATAAAACCCAGCCGCTTAGTATTGCCGTAGTGGGTGAAGTGTCCCGTCCGGGGCCGTACACAGTAGCAGCAGCAGACAATCCCAACACACCAGATCAAGGTGGTAAGGCGCCAACATTGACGCGGGCAATTCAACTTGCAGGGGGCATTACAGCAAATGCAGATATTCGTCAGATACAAGTGCGTAGAGCCACCAGAAATGGAGACGAAAAAGCGATCGCTGTTAATTTGTGGCAGCTATTGCAAGAAGGCGACTTAACTCAAGATATTATCTTGCAGGAGGGAGATACGATTTCGGTACCAACGGCAACAAATCTCAACGCCGCCGAGGCAACACAACTGGCTACCTCTAGCTTTTCTCCCGATAAAATTAGAGTGAATGTGGTAGGCGAAGTACAAAAACCGGGGACAGTCGAAGTGCCACCCAACACTCCTTTAAATCAAGCGCTGCTAGCATCTGGCAGCTTTAACAATCGCGCCCGCCGGAGGTCGGTTGACCTGATTCGTCTCAACCCCAACGGTACAGTTTCCAAACGCCCGGTGCAGGTTGATTTTACTCAAGGAATTAATGAAAAGAACAATCCCACCCTACGCAATAACGACGTTATAGTTGTAGGTCGCTCAAATATCGCCACCATATCGGACACTGTAGGTACGGTGCTTAGTCCTGTGGGGGGGATTTTCTCGTTGTTCAACTTCTTTAGAATCTTTAATTAGAAACTGGCCATACTAAGTGTATAGAGCCTCGGTAGATTCGAGCCAAACAGACAAGCGCGATCGCCAGCTATCATGGGTGTCCTATTACAGAATGAGGCAAGGGTTCGTAAGTTAGGGAATAGCTACCCCATAACCTACGAACCGGGCGCTGTTGATTAACAGAATATATAAGAACCAGGGGGAAAAATGGATAGGGCGCAATATTCTCAATCGCTATCTACAAATGGCAATGGCAATGGGAATGGCAAGTTGCAACAGCCACAACCGCAGCTTTACCAAAGTCAATTTGCTGAAAATAACCAAGAAGAATTAAATTTACGGCATCTGTTAACCGTAGTGCGGCGTCGGGGCGTAGTTATCGCTGGTATAGCGATCGCTGTAACGAGTGTCGTTTCTTTGTGGAGTTTCAATCGAACACCCAAATATGAAGGCAATTTTCAACTGTTAGTAGAACCTGTAACAGCAGAAAATAAACTGTCTAAATTAACTGAATTGACGGGAATGAATCCAGAAATAGATACAGGGATGGATTACGAAACCCAAATTCAGGTTTTGAAAAGTTCAGAATTGATGTCTAAGCTCATTGATAAATTACAAACTAAATATCCCGACATCACCTACAACGATCTAATTGTTAAAAACACACTGAAAATTAACAGACTTAGAGACACGAAAATTTTAGACATTAGTTATAGCAATACAGACAAGGAAAGAATTAAGTTTGTCTTGCACGAAGTAGCAAAAGGTTATCTCAGGTACAGTTTCCAAGAGCGGCAAGCGAACCTGAACCAAGGCATCAAATTTGTCGAAGGTCAGCTGCCGAAATTACAGGAGCGCGTAGATAAACTTCAGGGACAGCTACAAGGATTTAGGCAGCAAAACAACTTATTAGATCCGCAAGAACAAGCAAAACAACTGTCTGAGCGCGTTAGTAAAATTGACCAAGATCAATTGGAGTCTCAGGTAAAACTGAATGAAACGCGCACCCTCTATCAAACGCTACAAAAACAACTGGGGTTAGCACCAAATCAAGCGCTAGCAGCGGCTGCTCTTAGCGAGTCGCCACGCTATCAACTATTACTCAACCAGTTGCAGGAATTAGAAACTAAAATTGCTACTGAGTCAGCGCGGTTTACGGAAGCAAGCCCTACAATTCAAGCACTGCGAGATCAGCAGCGAAATTTACTGCCCCTGCTGCGCCAAGAGGCACAACAGGTACTGGGGAATAATGTTTCTAGTCCGCCTGTATCGAGTGCTTCCCCCAATTCAATTCGCTTGCAATTGACACAACAGATGGTGGATGCGCTTAACCAGATACAGGTTTTGGAAGTGCGGACAGGAGCGATCGCATCTGCCCAAAGTCGTCTTGGTCGAGAAGTTAAACAACTTCCAGCGATCGCCCGTCAGTATGGAGATTTGCAACGGGAACTAACTGTGGCAACCGAGAGTTTAACCCGTTTTCTCGGCGTGCGCGAAACCCTCCAGATTGAGGTAGCTCAGAAAGCACTTCCTTGGCAGCTGATCGCCAGACCAAAACTAGCCGACGATCCCATATCGCCCAGACCAGTGCGGGATAGTATTTTAGGAGCGATCGCTGGTTTGTTGCTAGGCATAGGAGTAGCCTTATTGCTAGAACGCCTGGACAACGTGTTCCACTCCCCCGATGAACTCAGAGATACTACCAAGCTGCCGCTTTTGGGTATCATCCCCTTCCAAAAACAACTCAAGAACCAAAAACCGATAGTCAATCTATCTGGTTTGATGGGACAAAAAGGCCGCAATGCAGAAGCGCCTACGTCTCCCCTGCGTAATAGAGATCGCCAGCCTCAATGGTACAATTCTTCTCCTTTTTTGGAAGCCTTCCGCTCTCTGCATACCAACATCAGCTTCCTGGGTTCTGATACCCCAATCCACTCCCTAGTAATTAGCTCTGCCACTCCAGGCGATGGCAAATCTACCACTTCCGTACAGCTAGCGCAGGCAGCCGCCGCAATGGGTAAGCGAGTGCTGCTAGTAGATGCAGATATGCGACGCCCGCAAGTTCATTATGTGCTGGGCTTGCCCAACCACCAAGGACTGAGCAATGTAATCGCCACCGGATTGCCCCCCAAACAGGCGATCCAGCGGTTGCCTATGTGGGATCACCTCTACGTGTTAACTGCTGGGCCAATGCCGCCAGACCCCACTCGGCTGCTGTCGTCCAAGAAAATGCATTACTTAATGACGCAGTTTCAAGCAGTTTTTGATTTGGTTATTTATGACACGCCACCCGTACTGGGTCTTGCAGATGGCAAACTCCTGGCAACCCATACGGCTGGTATTGTCATGGTGGTGGGATTGGGTCGTACAGACCGAGATATTTTTCTGCAAGCGTTGGATGGATTAAAAGTTTCTAACGCCACGATTTTGGGTGTGGTTGCTAACGGCGTTAAGGGCTACACAACCAATTCCCACTACTATTACGACCACTACTACAACAATGAGGAATCAGAAGTGCAAAAGGCCAAAAAGCTTTTGCAAAAAAGGCTGTAGGTAATGGGTATTGAGTTGTAGAGGCGCGATACATAGCGTCTGAGTTTTGGGTTTAATTTCGCACTCTCAAACTCTCCGGCTCCCCTAAGCTCCTAGTATCCAGACTGCGGACTGCTAGCGATTTTGCCAGATAGGTCGCAGGGAGTCGCGCAGGCTCAACCAAGCCGCTATAGCGCTAGGTTCGCTATCTGTGGATTTTTGGAGCAAAACTATGCCATCTTGTACGCCCCTTACTCCGTACTTTTGAGCGGTTACAACTTCGTCAATCGCTGGGACAAGTGCTTGGAGGCGCAGGCGGTCGTTTTTATAAATGGCTTGGAACTGTTGGAGTTGCCAAATATCAGCGATCGCATACTCTACCTCTTTCACCTGTTTTTGGTCGTTTTGCACCTGAAAAACTGGCAGTCGAACAATTTCCCGGCGGCTGGAAAGATGCGGAATTAAATTAGTAGTTGCAGACACGCTTGCATCTGGAGGAATCTGGCTCATCAAAGCGCGGATGTGACTTACATGATTCCACTGGTGCGGTAGAGAAATATAAACCCAAGGGTCGATAGAATGCGGTATTAGAAAATAGAAAACCTGATGGGGATTTGAGGTAAAAGAAAATAGGACAGAAAGGGTAATACACCCAACCCAAAAGCGGCGCACCCACACGCGCTTAAATAATTCTGCGCGTGTTGACCACCACAAAATCGCACCGTAAAATATCCCAGGCACAACCGCCATTGCATAGCGAATATTAATAGATAGAGAATAGGAACCCTTTTGCAGAAACAGTTGCATTAAAGGAAACCCCGCGATCGCCCAACTAGCGCCCGAAACCGCAGGTACAAAAGCTAAAGGCAACCAATGTCCCAGCAAATATTTAACGGTCTTATCAACAGGGTTGATTAATTCCCAAACTAACCGCCTGGGGTCGCGCACAATTTCCCAGAGAATTTGCAGGCTTGTTGCCTCATCTTCTTGAGCATACTGACCAAAACGCTCGATCATAAACCGCTTGGAAACGTCAGGAGAAAACAGCGGCATGATGGCATTTGTTGCCAATAAAATATAGCCAAAACTAACAGTACATAGCGCCAATCCTAACCTGGGATAGTGGCGACTCGCTACTAAATAAACGCCAATTCCAAATAGCATTACTCCCGCATCTTCGCGGATCGCCAATGTTAAAGCTGCCATTAGCCAAAACAACCACCAGCGACGTTTTTCTAGAGCCAACAGCAAGCTAAAAATAAATAAAGGAACTTGGCACAAGTCGTGAAAATTTGACAAAGTGGGGCCAATTACCGCATTAGCCCCATAAAAACTGGCAGCGATCGCGATCGCCAACGGTGTATCTAGGTAATGTCGCGCCAAAGCGTAGAGAACCAATCCCCCAGCCGCAACCAGCGTTACTTGCAGAAAAATTAAAGTTACTGGTGAGGGAAAGAGAGCATAAAAAGGTAGCCAAACTAACAAAGCTGGGGTAAAGTGTTGCCCTAAGCGGTGATAAAAAACTGACGGAACTTGGCTATCTTGCTGAACAGCGCTGGAGACAGCAGAAGACAGGGAACTTTGAAAAAAACGCCCGTGCAGGTTATTCCAGAATACCTGGTTAAAAATACCCTGGTCGTAAGTGCTATAGAAACTGTAGTAGCGATGGAGGGAAACAATAAGCGTCAGCGAGAAGAAAATTCCTGCTAGAACAAGTACCCATCGTAATCCTGTTTTGTCTTTGTCAAAGAGAAGAGGTTTAAGGAACACTGTCAATTTAATTCTTGTAAGTTTTGCCTAAAAAATTAGATAATGTTGTGTTTGGAATCAGCACCTGCGCCAGTTTTCTTCAAGACTTGGTTAGATAGAGGTGGTTGCCGATCTCGTGAATGATACTCTATTAAGTCCCCCGTGCTAAAACGTCTTTACACTTGGCAAAAACAATCAGACTTAAGGATAGTGGCAATCCTTGCAGGGATTTTTTTTACCCTAACCCTGATTTTGGCACTCAATCGCCACTACAGTTTTTACAGCACGAACGATCACGGTCTATTTAACCAGTTATTCTGGAACAGCATACACGGGCGTTTGTTTCAGAGTTCTCTCTCTTCAGGTAACTCCAGCGCCTCTTTGATTGATGGTCAGCCGCCATCAGTATCCTACTATCACTTAGGGCAACATTTTGTCCCCGATTTTTTGCTCTGGATGCCGATTTATGCTTTATTCCCTTCAGCAACTACCCTAGTAGTGCTACAGGTGGCTTTGATTGCGGCTGGAGGATTGGTGCTGTATGCGCTAGCACGGCACTATCTTTCTCCTATTTTATCTATAGCGATCGCAGCTAGTTATTACGGCGCTAATGCAGTAATTGGCCCAACGGTGGATAATTTCTACGAACAGTGCCAATTACCATTATTTGTCTTTGGTTTACTCCTCGCCTTAGAGAAGCGTCTTTGGTGGCTTTTTTGGCTTTTAGTAGTGCTTACTTTAGGAATTCGCGAAGACACCGGGATTATTCTTTTTGGCATTGGGGTTTATTTAGTTCTTAGTCGTCGTTATCCTCGCGTTGGAATTGCTTTATGCACGATCAGTTTCAGCTACGTCGTCGTCGTGACAAACTTGATCGTGCCGTTATTTTCTAATGATAATTCTCGGCTTTATCTGGGTAAATATTTTAGCAAATTCGTCAAAAGCGAAAATCCCACTACTCTTGAAGTTCTGTGGGCGATCGCAACCCAACCTGGGGTAATAATTGAAGTAGTTTTAACCCGGTTTGACCAGCGAGTAAGATACTTATTAGGCCAATGGTTGCCATTGGCATTTGTACCTGTTATTTCTTTTCCAGCGTGGGCGATCGCAGCCTTTCCATTGCTAGTACTTTTAGTACAAAACAACGTTGATGCTGTCTCTATCAACACTCGCTACACCCTCAGCGTAGTTCCGGGATTATTTTACGGCGCTATTTTATGGTGGCACAGCAATTCAGAAAAGTTTAAACCCAGATTTCGTCGCTTTTGGATTGGATGTATTGCCCTCTCTTTGTTCTTCACCTTCACTTCCAATCCTCATAAGTCTTTGTACTTTTTAGTTCCCTATTCCATCAAGCCTTGGAATTATGTATCCTTAAACCACCAATGGGAACACGCCGCACACCTGCGGACTGTTATGAAATCAATTCCTGATGATGCTAGTGTAGCCACAGGTGGTTATGTAATTCCGCATCTTTCCAGCCGCCGCGAGATTGTTCGTTTACCGTTCATACAGTTACAAAATGATGAAGGAAAAATTGTTGATGTTGATTACGCTTTAGTAGATATGTGGCAGTTGCAACAGTCGAAATTAGCTGCTGGTGTTGACTGGAGAAAGATTAAAGCTAGCGTACCGATTATTGACCAGGCTCTTGAACAAGAAAAGTATGGCATCATCGATCTACAAGATGGAGTCATGCTGCTGAAAAAGGGTGTTCCTTCCAATTCCCAAGCTAAATCGGCTTGGTTGAAGTTGCGAGAAGAATTGCGACCTATTTGGCAAGCCTAAGATTAAGTTTCTGAACTTTAGAGATAAATGCAAAAAATCTCAGCGATCGTACCAGTTTATAATGAGGCAGAATGCATCGAGCAAACCTTTGCAGCAGTTTTGGAATATTTAGAAAAACGCCCTTACTATAGTTTTTTGTTTGTCAATGATGGGTCAACTGATAAAACAAAAGAAATTCTAGAGAGCAAAATAAAGGCATTAAGTAGCAGCCGCATCAATTTGATTTCTTACGATAATCGTCAAGGAAAAGGGTATGCGGTAAATAAGGGAGTACAGTATGCGGATGGAGACTATATTTGTTTTATAGATAGCGATCTAGCTTATTCTCTAGACCATCTTGATATGGTGGTGGAAAAGTTAGAATATTTTGATGTTGTTATTGGTTGCAGGCATTTAACTTCAGATAAAGTTGTAGGCGTAAAATTTTCCAGGATGATTGCTGGAAAATTGTTTAATGTTCTTAGCAATCAGATACTTAATTTAAAATTTAGCGATATGCAAGCGGGGGTAAAAGGTTTTAGTAGAATTGCCGCAAAAGAGTTATTTAACAGGCAAGACCTTACTGGTTTTTCCTTTGATGCTGAGTTGCTTTATTTAGCTAAGAAGCTGGATTTTAGTATTGGCGAGATACCTGCAAAAGTGTCAGATAGCCATCAATACAAGTTTTCTAAGATTAATTTGCTTAAAGATTCTGTAAAAATGTTTCTGGATTTATTAACTATCAGGATTAACGATTTGAGAGGTAGATATGACTGATTCCTGAAGCCGAGATCCCCGACTTCTTGAAGAAGTCGGGGATCTGACAATTATTGGCGAAAATTTGCGTATTGGCAGTTCTCAAAATCAGTTAATATCACAAATAAATTGTTATAAGTTTAAAACTAATATTAAGTAAATGACTATTTAAAATACATAAATAAAAAAATAATGCATTTAAAACTAACAGAACCTTAAAAATATTTATAGTGTTATAACCCAGAAAAAGCGAATGTTAACTACAGCTATAACTGCCAAAACAGGCTCTAAGAAAGCGATGATATTCTGGTTCAGCTTGAGCCTGACTTTTGTAGCAAGCTACGCCTTGTTAGCGCTGCAAAAAGCCTTTAGCAGCGAGTATGTCGTGCAGGACGATGCGCGGGTTTATCTAATTTGGATGCAGAGGCTTTTAGATGCGGATTTATTTAAGGGCGATCTGATTGCAGATTATTTTCAATCGGTGACTCCTTGGGGATATGCAAGTTTTTATAAGCTGATGGCTGGTGTAGGTATTCCGCCACTTTTGGTTACTAAACTCTTACCAATGGTGCTGGGATTGGTAGCCACTAGCTATTGTTTTGGAGTTTGCTTAGAGCTTTTGCCAATACCAATGGCAGGATTTATTAGCACGTTGATACTTAACCAAAGTCTGTGGTTGCACGATGATTTAGTGTCAGCTACGCCGAGGGCTTTTGCATCGCCCTTCTTGCTAGCATTTTTGTACTATCTGTTGCGATCTTCATGGATTGGAACGTGCGCGGCGATCGCGCTTATGGGATTATTTTATCCTCTAGGGGTGTTGCTTTGCGCTGCACTCTTGCTGCTGCGGTTAGTTACGAACTTCGCCGCCAAAAATTCTGACCTGCGTCGCGATTCTCTAGTATGCGTCAGCGGATTGGTTGTTGGTCTAGTGGTAATTTTGCCCTATGCGCTGAGTCAGTCAGAATTTGGCCCTACGGTGAGTGATTCCCTAGCTAGAACTTGGCCAGAGTTCTCTTCTAAAGGGCGAATTGCCTTTTTTAATGATGCTAATCCTTGGAGGTTTTGGTTTCAAGGTAGTCACAGCGGAATGCGATTGGGATTAAATCCGCCAGCGATCGCGGCTGCATTTTTGTTACCCATACTTTACCGATATCGCGATCGCTTTTCATTGGTCAAGCAGATATCAAGCAAAATAATAGTTTTACCTCAGCTTGTTCTGGTATCTTTTGGTTTATTTTTCTTGGCTCATGCCCTACTATTCAAACTATATCTCCCCAGTCGCTACACGCAACACAGCCTGCGGATAGTCATGGCGATCGCGGCTGGTATAGCGATCGCGGTAATGTTAGATACGCTGCTTCAGTGGTTCTCTCAACTACAAGGCGCAAAGAAGTTTTATCACCTCTTAGCATTACTAGCAACTGCTCTAGTAGCGGGGATAATTGTCTTTTATCCCAGTATCTTTTGGAAAAATAACTTTCCCAGAAGCCGCTATGTTGTGGGTTCCGTACCAACCTTGTATGAGTTCTTGCAAAAGCAACCAAAAGACACTTTGATCGCCTCGGTAGCAGATGAGGGGAGCAACTTGCCAACATTTGCCCAGCGACAAATTTTGGTTGGGAGGGAATATTCAGATCCCTACCATGTCGGTTACTATCTGCAATTTCGACAACGAGCAAAGGATCTTGTTAAAGCGCAGTATAGCCCTGATTTAGCCATATTAAAAAATTTCATTCAGACATACGGAGTAGACTTCTGGCTGCTCGATAGCGCCACCTTCGAGCGTAGTTATGTCGAAGATCGCTGGCTAAGACAGTTTCAGCCAGAGGCATCAGAGGCTTTAGTAACGCTGGAAAATAAAGTTAAGCCAGCTTTGGCACAAGCGATCGCTCCCTGTTCTGTTTTCGAGAATCAATATCTAGTTCTCCTAGAAGCCAAATGCATTTTAAAGTTACAAAAGTAAGGTTTTAATTAAAAAACATATTGATAAAAATGAATAAAGTAATTTTGCTGAGTTTTGATATTGAAGAATTTGATATACCAGAGGAAT
The Microcoleus sp. FACHB-831 genome window above contains:
- a CDS encoding glycosyltransferase: MQKISAIVPVYNEAECIEQTFAAVLEYLEKRPYYSFLFVNDGSTDKTKEILESKIKALSSSRINLISYDNRQGKGYAVNKGVQYADGDYICFIDSDLAYSLDHLDMVVEKLEYFDVVIGCRHLTSDKVVGVKFSRMIAGKLFNVLSNQILNLKFSDMQAGVKGFSRIAAKELFNRQDLTGFSFDAELLYLAKKLDFSIGEIPAKVSDSHQYKFSKINLLKDSVKMFLDLLTIRINDLRGRYD